A genomic window from Osmia bicornis bicornis chromosome 6, iOsmBic2.1, whole genome shotgun sequence includes:
- the LOC114874461 gene encoding POU domain protein CF1A has product MAATTYMPISSAVSSDLDGGSGTAIGMNIAVGGYSSGSPRSAADAGEMKYITTPQHHHHHHHHHQVTSSPSPNGLSHPSANLSSANPWVSLQPSSDHWAASMGMHHTGHHPHHHPHQTNPGLDVKPLAAAAAAAAAAANDQSMHPHRGGPHQSPGMASPHSWHAPVVPSAHYNPSGGAASPTTLQQYHAAMNGMLHSHPHQHHPQLQNHQTGLHPNLRDPGSPVGHSLHPGHAHDRDHSAGEEDTPTSDDLEAFAKQFKQRRIKLGFTQADVGLALGTLYGNVFSQTTICRFEALQLSFKNMCKLKPLLQKWLEEADSTTGSPTSIDKIAAQGRKRKKRTSIEVSVKGALEQHFHKQPKPSAQEITTLADSLQLEKEVVRVWFCNRRQKEKRMTPPNTLGEGIMEGMPPGHQGQGGLHQGYHPQDHLHGSPMGHSHSPPMLSPQGLTAHSLAAH; this is encoded by the coding sequence ATGGCCGCTACCACGTACATGCCGATTAGTAGCGCAGTGTCGTCCGACCTGGATGGTGGTTCGGGTACCGCGATCGGGATGAACATCGCCGTGGGTGGCTACTCCTCGGGCTCGCCTCGCAGCGCCGCCGACGCCGGGGAGATGAAGTACATAACGACGCCTCAGCATCATCACCACCATCATCACCATCACCAGGTGACGTCGTCGCCGTCGCCGAACGGCTTGTCGCACCCGTCGGCGAACCTATCGTCGGCGAACCCATGGGTGAGCTTGCAACCTAGCAGCGACCATTGGGCGGCATCGATGGGCATGCACCATACGGGCCATCATCCGCACCATCATCCGCACCAAACGAATCCCGGGTTAGACGTGAAACCGCTGGCGGCTGCGGCCGCAGCGGCAGCCGCCGCGGCCAACGACCAGTCGATGCATCCTCACCGTGGCGGTCCTCATCAATCGCCCGGAATGGCCTCGCCGCATTCTTGGCACGCGCCGGTTGTCCCGTCGGCCCATTATAATCCGAGCGGTGGCGCGGCCTCGCCCACCACCCTTCAACAGTACCATGCCGCGATGAACGGTATGCTCCACTCGCATCCCCATCAACATCATCCGCAGCTGCAGAATCATCAGACCGGGCTTCACCCGAACTTGAGGGATCCCGGCTCGCCGGTCGGTCATTCGCTGCACCCAGGCCACGCGCACGACAGGGATCACAGCGCCGGCGAAGAGGACACGCCGACATCCGACGATCTCGAGGCGTTCGCGAAACAATTCAAGCAACGGCGCATCAAGTTGGGTTTCACCCAGGCGGACGTCGGTCTCGCGCTCGGTACTCTCTACGGCAACGTCTTCTCGCAGACGACGATATGCAGGTTCGAGGCTCTCCAGCTGAGCTTCAAGAACATGTGCAAGCTGAAGCCGCTGCTGCAGAAGTGGCTCGAGGAGGCGGACTCGACGACCGGCTCGCCGACCAGCATCGACAAGATCGCGGCACAGGGAAGGAAACGAAAGAAGCGAACGTCGATCGAGGTGTCGGTCAAGGGCGCCCTCGAGCAACACTTTCACAAACAGCCGAAACCCTCCGCCCAGGAGATCACCACTCTGGCGGACAGTTTGCAGTTGGAGAAAGAGGTGGTCAGGGTGTGGTTCTGCAACCGGCGGCAAAAGGAGAAGAGGATGACGCCGCCGAACACGCTAGGCGAGGGTATCATGGAGGGCATGCCGCCCGGACATCAGGGACAAGGGGGTCTCCATCAGGGTTACCATCCGCAGGATCACCTGCACGGCTCGCCGATGGGCCACAGCCACAGTCCACCCATGCTCAGCCCTCAGGGCCTTACGGCTCACTCGTTGGCGGCTCACTAG
- the LOC123987885 gene encoding uncharacterized protein LOC123987885 → MTVAGEEEAYPNRPTATILLDDRAGYRSKRRPLRASRGAGNSAGIFYLRWVAALFTTGSSSRLFELITSRFPRLAEINSSRASFLPSDRPADPTTDSTGCALGPASTSSASLGSDSRRPSGHFRRPGPAMRPTARLLDTRAALIVLGFEPLWPIALIRSLPCPWEGQQQRQQQQQRPTCTHSDCKKRKRPREAEAERERRIR, encoded by the exons ATGACCGTTGCCGGAGAGGAGGAAGCCTATCCTAACCGTCCCACG GCGACGATTTTGCTCGACGATCGAGCCGGCTACCGATCCAAGCGTCGTCCTCTGCGAGCGTCTCGTGGGGCAGGAAACTCGGCGGGAATTTTTTATCTTCGTTGGGTGGCTGCTTTATTTACGACGGGCTCTTCGTCGCGGCTATTTGAATTAATAACATCGCGTTTCCCTCGGCTCGCGGAGATTAATAGCAGCCGAGCGAG TTTCCTGCCCTCGGATCGTCCCGCGGATCCCACCACGGACTCAACCGGCTGTGCACTTGGACCCGCATCGACGTCCTCCGCGTCATTGGGATCCGACTCGCGACGCCCTTCGGGTCACTTTCGACGTCCGGGACCGGCGATGCGCCCGACTGCGCGCCTTCTGGACACTCGGGCGGCCCTAATCGTCCTTGGATTCGAG CCCTTATGGCCTATAGCGCTCATACGATCGCTCCCATGTCCATGGGAGGGACAACAGCAAcggcaacaacaacaacaacggcCGACATGCACGCACAGCGATtgcaaaaaaaggaagagaccGAGAGAAGCAGAGGCTGAAAGAGAGAGGAGGATACGATAG